One window of Verrucomicrobiota bacterium genomic DNA carries:
- a CDS encoding PEP-CTERM sorting domain-containing protein has protein sequence MKNLPSLKVILASVLGLLASISTGHAIVVAASGTIANPTDSDGGLDLINSTYAALFIDTLGDGLELSPGTFTTDELIGDDFLVAFGVSETGFGGPQIVFADTPVDLDLAPDAGDQYYVAWFIGQTGTTPTTITLAEGDPFGFDRSADWILPSLGNTGPTTSAASPFGFATVIPEPSTSLLSALAVFGLIARRRR, from the coding sequence ATGAAAAACCTACCTTCTTTGAAAGTAATCCTGGCAAGCGTCTTAGGGCTTTTGGCAAGCATTTCGACTGGCCACGCGATTGTGGTAGCTGCCAGCGGGACCATCGCCAATCCCACTGATTCAGATGGCGGTTTGGACCTCATAAACTCCACCTATGCCGCCCTTTTTATCGATACTTTGGGAGATGGACTCGAACTAAGTCCAGGGACTTTCACGACTGACGAGCTGATTGGCGATGATTTTTTGGTCGCGTTCGGGGTGTCCGAAACCGGGTTTGGCGGTCCACAGATTGTATTTGCTGATACGCCGGTGGATTTGGACTTGGCTCCCGATGCAGGGGACCAATACTACGTGGCGTGGTTTATCGGCCAGACTGGAACGACGCCCACCACGATTACTTTGGCTGAGGGCGATCCTTTTGGCTTCGACCGATCAGCAGATTGGATCCTTCCGTCTCTAGGCAACACTGGGCCAACGACCTCGGCTGCCTCCCCTTTCGGCTTTGCTACCGTCATCCCCGAGCCCTCGACTTCACTGCTCTCTGCTCTTGCTGTTTTCGGCCTGATCGCTCGCCGTCGTCGCTAG
- a CDS encoding HNH endonuclease: MKSNLNSSVLVLNRLWQPVNTCTARRAFVLLLLGHAQVVRVDQENNFYTHDCDSWLEFSEKGGLGGPVISSPRADYAVPEIIVLSFFDRLPRKEVKFTRQNIFQRDEYKCQYCGQQFDAKQLNLDHVHPRDKGGKTTWENLVTSCVPCNTRKANKLPAEAQMFPINKPKAPKSRPFAGTLSSAEPALSWRHFIELTPEKVDVGG; encoded by the coding sequence GTGAAATCGAACCTCAACAGTTCGGTCCTCGTGCTGAACCGACTTTGGCAACCGGTCAACACTTGCACCGCAAGACGAGCCTTTGTCCTGCTCCTCTTGGGCCATGCCCAGGTGGTGAGAGTGGACCAGGAAAACAACTTTTACACCCACGATTGTGATTCGTGGCTGGAGTTCTCCGAGAAGGGCGGCCTGGGAGGCCCCGTCATCTCCAGCCCCCGGGCGGACTACGCGGTGCCCGAAATCATCGTGCTTTCCTTTTTCGACCGGCTCCCGCGCAAGGAAGTCAAGTTCACCCGGCAAAACATCTTCCAGCGGGACGAATACAAGTGCCAGTATTGCGGGCAGCAGTTCGACGCCAAGCAGTTGAATCTGGACCACGTCCATCCGCGGGACAAGGGGGGCAAGACCACTTGGGAAAACCTAGTCACCTCCTGCGTGCCGTGCAATACCCGCAAGGCCAACAAGCTCCCGGCTGAGGCCCAGATGTTCCCCATCAACAAGCCGAAAGCGCCCAAAAGCCGCCCCTTCGCCGGCACCCTCTCGAGCGCGGAGCCCGCCCTCAGTTGGCGTCACTTCATCGAGCTGACACCGGAAAAGGTGGACGTGGGAGGGTAG
- a CDS encoding tetratricopeptide repeat protein, producing the protein MLPFRFSLVVALWLGCLAWASQAKAVDPADLYLQGYLMMLDGRKLERAGELEGALEKMKDASEIFDGIAHDFPEWRRNTIVFRRKRIRDETLDLFDRVAAIRAAARQTEEEPSEPPLIDLERPELEREGPDLAISREMMARIARYEETVGRQDKKIRSLEDDLQFRTNQLELARKRVQEAERDNAALKGRLDRTRLDLQNLQTSAQDEVQELKDQLAAAEARSAQALAALEEGLASLSAELGEERAGELAALRQEHQAEVAALRQAHAQELATVREAHAAETAVFQERVAALEGELTLSRTQMEAALAKSQALANDLSQAQGTIVLLQKEKSRLETQRDEMAMMLNIRSDEEAIAKLTLENGRLLSELAAANERIHILESQERERSRSQEALAQQKDALGEQVEELAATKAELQAELEREAEAKRQALASVMAEGDEAQEAALARAAAEAEALREEELAALRLELATIRKDLLAVTQENAAYDLRVDQLMGELEDTRMALEEASVEIDDTQAQEENRLLRKIILKQLRQQAIRQNQRQLVLEELNRLQIDSKTLIGNVERMAGDPLELSDAEKSLFQENPELLSLAEGGGNALAVVADAKAERADLRKKLRDEAAVQEQLAKFEAAAEDDFSAGRLARAARSYKLILQIVPEDVKAISNLGVIYLKQEKFAEAEIQFKKALVYRDDSAFAHLHLGIALWSQGFLEPAMDAAEVAARLSPRNARVWEALGQMQAEFGNTREAEEAFLEAIHLEPAEPYAHFNLAVLYSQPDLRDREKAGFHYLEAITHGLERDPSLEAFLEQG; encoded by the coding sequence ATGCTCCCTTTCCGCTTTTCTCTCGTGGTGGCCCTGTGGCTGGGCTGCTTGGCCTGGGCGTCGCAGGCCAAGGCCGTCGATCCCGCTGACCTCTATCTCCAAGGCTACCTCATGATGCTGGACGGCCGCAAGCTGGAGCGGGCCGGGGAATTGGAGGGCGCTTTGGAGAAAATGAAGGATGCGAGCGAGATTTTCGATGGCATCGCCCACGATTTCCCTGAGTGGCGGCGCAACACCATTGTTTTTCGCAGGAAGCGGATCCGAGACGAGACGCTCGACCTGTTTGATCGAGTGGCGGCCATCCGAGCGGCCGCGCGCCAGACTGAGGAGGAGCCCTCCGAGCCGCCGCTGATCGACTTGGAGCGGCCCGAGCTCGAGAGGGAGGGACCTGACTTGGCCATCAGCCGGGAAATGATGGCGCGCATTGCTCGCTACGAGGAGACCGTGGGCCGTCAGGACAAGAAGATTCGCTCGCTCGAGGACGATCTCCAATTTCGCACCAATCAGCTGGAGCTGGCTCGCAAGCGCGTGCAGGAGGCGGAACGGGACAACGCGGCGCTCAAGGGCCGCTTGGATCGGACCCGCCTCGATCTGCAAAATCTCCAGACCAGCGCCCAGGATGAGGTCCAGGAGTTGAAGGACCAGTTGGCCGCGGCCGAGGCCCGCAGTGCCCAGGCTCTCGCCGCCCTGGAGGAGGGCCTGGCTTCTCTTTCGGCCGAGCTGGGAGAGGAACGGGCCGGGGAACTGGCCGCCCTCCGCCAGGAGCACCAGGCTGAGGTGGCCGCACTGCGCCAAGCGCATGCTCAGGAGTTGGCCACGGTGCGGGAGGCCCATGCGGCCGAGACGGCGGTTTTCCAAGAGCGGGTGGCGGCGCTCGAGGGCGAACTGACCCTGTCGCGCACCCAGATGGAAGCGGCCTTGGCGAAGTCCCAAGCGCTCGCGAATGATCTGAGCCAAGCCCAGGGAACGATCGTCCTTTTGCAGAAGGAGAAATCGAGGCTGGAAACCCAGCGGGACGAAATGGCCATGATGCTGAACATCCGGAGCGATGAAGAAGCCATCGCCAAGCTGACCCTAGAAAACGGCCGTCTTCTGAGCGAGTTGGCGGCGGCCAATGAGCGGATCCATATTCTGGAGAGCCAAGAGCGGGAGCGGAGTCGCTCCCAGGAGGCTCTCGCGCAGCAAAAAGACGCCTTGGGCGAGCAGGTCGAAGAGCTGGCCGCTACGAAGGCCGAGCTGCAAGCCGAGCTAGAACGGGAAGCGGAGGCCAAGCGGCAAGCCCTCGCCAGCGTCATGGCGGAGGGGGACGAGGCCCAGGAGGCAGCCCTGGCCCGAGCAGCGGCCGAGGCGGAAGCCCTGCGGGAAGAGGAGCTGGCGGCGCTGCGTTTGGAGCTGGCCACCATCCGGAAGGATCTGTTGGCGGTGACCCAAGAGAACGCGGCTTACGATCTGCGCGTGGATCAGCTGATGGGCGAACTCGAGGACACGCGCATGGCCTTGGAGGAAGCCTCGGTCGAGATCGACGACACCCAGGCGCAGGAGGAGAACCGGCTCTTGCGAAAAATCATCCTCAAGCAGCTCCGCCAACAGGCCATTCGCCAAAACCAGCGCCAACTGGTTTTGGAGGAGCTCAATCGACTCCAGATCGATTCCAAGACGCTCATTGGGAATGTCGAGCGGATGGCGGGCGATCCCCTGGAGCTGAGCGACGCCGAGAAAAGCCTTTTCCAAGAGAACCCCGAGCTGCTTTCGCTGGCGGAGGGCGGGGGCAATGCCCTCGCGGTGGTGGCGGATGCCAAGGCGGAGCGGGCGGACCTTCGCAAGAAACTCCGGGACGAGGCGGCCGTGCAAGAGCAGTTGGCCAAGTTCGAGGCGGCGGCCGAGGATGATTTCTCAGCCGGACGCCTGGCGCGGGCCGCGCGCTCTTACAAACTCATCCTCCAGATCGTGCCCGAGGATGTGAAAGCCATTTCCAATCTCGGGGTGATTTACCTCAAGCAGGAGAAGTTCGCGGAGGCGGAGATCCAGTTCAAGAAGGCCCTGGTCTACCGGGATGACAGCGCCTTCGCCCACTTGCACCTCGGGATCGCCCTCTGGAGCCAAGGATTTCTCGAGCCGGCCATGGACGCGGCCGAGGTGGCGGCCCGTCTTTCGCCCCGGAATGCCCGGGTCTGGGAGGCTCTCGGCCAGATGCAGGCGGAATTTGGCAACACCCGGGAGGCGGAAGAAGCCTTTCTGGAAGCGATCCATCTGGAGCCCGCCGAGCCCTACGCCCATTTCAATCTGGCCGTGCTCTACTCCCAACCCGATCTCCGAGATCGGGAAAAAGCGGGCTTCCACTATCTGGAGGCCATCACGCACGGCTTGGAGCGCGATCCTAGCCTGGAGGCATTTCTCGAGCAGGGCTAA
- a CDS encoding MBL fold metallo-hydrolase, with translation MDLELVLLGTGTSVGVPVLGCQCPTCLSSDPRDRRTRSAAWVRTPECSFVIDTGPDLKEQCLREGVGEVNAALYTHSHTDHTVGFDDLRPFCFRRETRFPVYGSGRTLRALERMFPWAFDAEMRPGYVRVTSHVVEDAFTLGKTRITPIPMEHGSEQAYGYRFDREGCAPLAYLTDCKRVLPKGLERLAGVELAVVDALREKPHPTHMNFDEAADLVRLLKVRRAWFTHLTHDLTHDEVSARVPEQVEPAYDGLRIQP, from the coding sequence ATGGACCTGGAATTGGTGTTGCTAGGGACGGGGACCTCGGTCGGGGTGCCCGTTTTGGGCTGCCAGTGCCCCACCTGCCTCTCGTCCGACCCGCGGGACCGGCGCACCCGTTCGGCCGCCTGGGTCCGCACGCCGGAGTGTTCCTTCGTCATCGATACCGGTCCGGATTTGAAGGAGCAGTGCCTGCGCGAGGGCGTGGGCGAAGTGAACGCAGCCCTCTACACCCACTCCCACACCGACCACACGGTGGGCTTCGATGATTTGCGGCCTTTTTGCTTCCGGCGGGAGACGCGCTTTCCGGTCTACGGCAGCGGCCGGACCCTCCGGGCCCTCGAGCGGATGTTTCCCTGGGCCTTCGACGCCGAGATGCGACCCGGCTACGTCCGCGTGACCTCGCACGTGGTGGAGGACGCCTTCACGCTTGGGAAAACCCGGATCACGCCCATTCCCATGGAGCACGGGAGCGAGCAAGCCTACGGCTACCGCTTCGACCGGGAGGGCTGCGCGCCCTTGGCCTACCTCACTGACTGCAAGCGCGTGCTGCCAAAGGGCCTCGAGCGCTTGGCGGGGGTGGAGCTGGCGGTGGTGGATGCCCTCCGCGAGAAGCCCCACCCGACCCACATGAATTTCGACGAAGCGGCCGATTTGGTCCGCCTCTTGAAGGTGCGCCGTGCTTGGTTCACCCATTTGACCCATGATCTAACGCACGACGAGGTCTCCGCGCGGGT
- a CDS encoding purine-nucleoside phosphorylase — protein sequence MQAKPTWGLVLGSGLGPVAEAFQLVESRPFSEFPEIPESRVPGHQGRFLLCEREGERLVIAQGRCHLYEGHSARDVTAAVRALAEMGVKRLLLTNAAGCLRPEWAPGQWMMLSDHLNLTGASPLSGGPHFQDLTEVYAPSLRARAEQAARACGLLLREGVYASLPGPQYETPAEIRMYRSWGADAVGMSTVLEAIQARALGLEVAAFSCLTNYGAGMKPEALDHQDVLEVGSTAAESFLPFLEAFLSSDAR from the coding sequence ATGCAAGCCAAGCCAACTTGGGGACTGGTCCTCGGCTCCGGACTCGGGCCGGTGGCCGAAGCGTTTCAGCTGGTCGAGAGTCGCCCCTTTTCCGAATTCCCCGAAATCCCGGAATCGCGGGTCCCCGGCCACCAGGGCCGCTTCCTCCTCTGCGAAAGAGAGGGGGAGCGTCTCGTGATCGCCCAAGGTCGCTGCCATCTCTATGAAGGCCACTCGGCGCGGGACGTGACCGCGGCCGTCCGCGCCCTGGCCGAGATGGGGGTGAAACGCTTGCTTCTGACGAACGCCGCCGGCTGCCTCCGCCCCGAGTGGGCCCCCGGCCAATGGATGATGCTGAGCGACCATTTGAACCTGACCGGGGCCAGCCCCCTGAGCGGCGGCCCTCATTTCCAGGACCTGACCGAGGTCTACGCCCCCTCCCTCCGCGCCCGCGCCGAGCAGGCAGCGCGCGCCTGCGGCTTGCTCTTGCGGGAAGGGGTCTACGCGAGTCTCCCGGGACCACAGTATGAGACCCCGGCAGAGATCCGCATGTATCGTAGCTGGGGGGCGGATGCCGTGGGCATGTCGACCGTTTTGGAAGCCATCCAAGCGAGAGCCCTCGGCTTGGAAGTGGCCGCCTTCTCTTGCCTGACCAATTATGGGGCCGGGATGAAGCCGGAAGCGCTCGACCACCAAGACGTGCTCGAGGTCGGCTCGACCGCCGCCGAAAGCTTCCTGCCTTTCTTGGAAGCCTTTCTCTCTAGCGACGCACGTTGA
- a CDS encoding TIGR02597 family protein produces the protein MKPLPLLLGLSLTANSLVVGQENSSYSDPVGYHSIDFQGGSDTGFSLPLFRDRVEQGLIQSVDAGTSTITVNFTMTADEYVYQVGSQTDTYFVLVCDGTKEGGFYTVTDNGTDTLTIDMAGDGTVSDLDGATIKVFPYWTLGTLFPNGEGVVKTTDPFSIQSVVFFTNQSATGVNLPFPLSYLYFDSSNDSQDGWYSSANFVPGAVVNDTILSPDTYFVVRNPAGANSSVTLTGEVLIDSLRTPVNKPSSTEAQDIYIGVPYPVAVSAPETDLLESGAFTATTDPFTIQDVVFVFDNGTIDVNKPFLESYLYFDSSDDAQDGWYSTSNFVPGASVDDQKIFSSATGLVVRKPAGSPQGTTFWIFNSPYTAQ, from the coding sequence ATGAAGCCACTCCCTCTTCTTCTCGGACTGTCCCTCACTGCAAACTCCTTGGTGGTGGGGCAGGAAAACAGCTCTTACTCGGACCCGGTCGGCTACCACTCCATCGACTTTCAAGGTGGTTCTGACACCGGATTTTCTCTCCCACTCTTTCGTGATCGAGTGGAGCAAGGCCTCATCCAAAGCGTCGACGCGGGCACCAGCACCATCACGGTCAACTTCACCATGACCGCCGATGAGTACGTCTATCAAGTCGGCTCCCAGACGGACACTTATTTTGTCTTGGTTTGCGATGGCACCAAAGAAGGCGGCTTTTACACCGTGACCGACAACGGCACCGACACCCTCACCATCGACATGGCAGGCGACGGCACCGTCAGCGATCTCGACGGAGCCACCATTAAGGTGTTTCCTTATTGGACCTTGGGGACCCTGTTTCCTAATGGAGAAGGAGTTGTAAAAACAACGGACCCCTTTTCCATTCAGTCTGTTGTGTTTTTCACCAATCAGAGCGCTACTGGCGTCAACTTACCGTTCCCTTTGAGTTACCTCTACTTCGACTCTTCGAATGACTCGCAAGACGGTTGGTATTCGTCGGCGAATTTCGTACCCGGTGCTGTGGTAAATGATACGATTTTGAGTCCCGATACCTATTTCGTTGTAAGAAACCCGGCTGGAGCGAACAGTTCAGTTACCTTGACGGGGGAAGTTCTCATCGATTCCCTGAGAACTCCTGTCAACAAACCATCGTCGACCGAAGCCCAGGACATTTATATTGGAGTTCCTTACCCCGTTGCGGTGAGTGCGCCCGAAACAGATCTTCTCGAGTCAGGGGCCTTTACGGCAACGACTGACCCTTTTACCATTCAAGATGTTGTTTTCGTTTTTGATAACGGCACCATCGACGTGAATAAGCCGTTCCTCGAAAGCTACCTCTATTTTGACTCCTCGGATGACGCTCAAGACGGCTGGTATTCGACCTCAAACTTTGTGCCGGGAGCATCGGTAGATGATCAGAAGATTTTTTCCTCCGCCACCGGTTTGGTAGTGCGCAAGCCGGCCGGCTCGCCCCAAGGAACTACCTTCTGGATTTTCAACTCCCCCTACACCGCGCAATAA
- a CDS encoding deoxycytidylate deaminase: MLTPSGRLSIPAYAMALAQVACLRSEDPFRKVGAAALDHANRVIGTAYNGLAPGFEVSEGFWDDRDQRRKYMLHAEVNLCSLFKRGDARLIAVTTKPCTSCMQMICAYGVKEVYYRDEYGVSEADDLAALYGVTLQQISDYPHVDLDER; the protein is encoded by the coding sequence ATGCTCACCCCTTCGGGTCGTCTTTCGATTCCCGCTTACGCCATGGCCTTGGCGCAGGTGGCTTGCCTGCGCTCGGAGGATCCGTTCCGGAAGGTGGGGGCGGCGGCTTTGGACCATGCCAATCGGGTCATCGGGACAGCCTACAACGGGCTGGCCCCGGGCTTTGAGGTCTCGGAGGGCTTTTGGGACGATCGCGACCAACGTCGCAAGTACATGCTGCACGCCGAGGTCAATCTCTGCTCCCTGTTCAAGCGGGGCGACGCCCGCCTCATCGCCGTCACCACCAAGCCTTGCACTTCCTGCATGCAGATGATCTGCGCCTACGGGGTGAAGGAGGTCTACTACCGAGACGAGTATGGGGTGAGCGAGGCGGATGACTTGGCGGCGCTCTACGGCGTGACCTTGCAACAGATCTCGGACTACCCGCATGTGGATTTGGACGAGCGCTAG
- the recN gene encoding DNA repair protein RecN — MLTALSLRHLALVEELRWELGSGLVAVTGETGAGKSMIVGGLKLVLGERADKGSIRTGEKECTVQAIFQLPDASGVNALLEEAGLPPCEDGQLLVRRVISQSGNRQFLNDAATTLATLRSLGGRLIDLHGPHDHQSLFSPERQLEMLDAYARASRERAAYQRAYTTWKEAQEAYESLRQREAAGLAELELLRHQGSEIEAAQLQPGEDQEIEERYRRVSNASRLLEAAAQATGLLSEHDDSLLNQLAELQRLCRDLEKLDPQTAELCGGLEGAALELRELDSSLRHYAEGLELDPAEESRLAERLDLLEGLKRKYGPALDDVMARGQALSAKLSQMENREESLAEREATLRSARAALEDQAAILSAKRRAAAPRLAKDIAGHLSELGFLKADFAVALVRRSQPGPQGAEDSEFHFAPNPGEPAKPLRQVASSGEISRVMLAVKSALAEQDETPLLVFDEIDANVGGEIAKAVGQKMAHLAARHQVIAITHFPQVAAAAQSHFVVRKLLIQDRAASALEPIAGEARIEELARMLGGASETSRALAQSLLTEAAPPA; from the coding sequence ATGCTGACCGCGCTCTCCCTCCGTCACCTCGCCCTCGTGGAAGAGCTACGCTGGGAGCTGGGCTCGGGTCTGGTGGCGGTGACCGGGGAGACGGGGGCCGGGAAGTCCATGATCGTGGGCGGGCTCAAGTTGGTTCTCGGCGAACGGGCCGACAAAGGCAGCATCCGCACGGGTGAGAAGGAGTGCACCGTGCAGGCCATCTTCCAGTTGCCTGATGCCAGCGGAGTGAATGCCCTCCTGGAAGAAGCGGGTCTCCCGCCCTGCGAAGACGGACAGCTCCTGGTCCGCCGGGTCATTTCCCAGAGCGGCAATCGGCAATTTCTCAATGACGCCGCCACCACCTTAGCCACCCTTCGCTCGCTTGGCGGGCGCTTGATCGACCTCCACGGCCCCCACGACCACCAATCCCTCTTTTCCCCCGAACGGCAGTTGGAAATGCTCGATGCCTACGCCCGGGCCAGCCGGGAAAGGGCCGCCTACCAGCGCGCCTACACCACTTGGAAAGAGGCGCAGGAGGCTTACGAGAGCCTTCGCCAGAGGGAGGCCGCCGGCCTGGCCGAGCTGGAACTCCTCCGCCACCAAGGGAGCGAAATCGAGGCCGCCCAACTCCAGCCCGGGGAAGACCAAGAGATCGAAGAACGCTATCGGCGCGTCTCCAATGCCTCCCGCCTCTTGGAGGCGGCCGCCCAAGCCACGGGTCTGCTCTCCGAACACGATGACAGCCTCCTCAATCAACTGGCCGAACTCCAGCGCCTCTGCCGAGACTTGGAAAAGCTCGATCCCCAGACGGCCGAACTCTGCGGGGGCTTGGAAGGAGCCGCTCTCGAACTCCGGGAATTGGACAGCTCCCTGCGCCACTACGCCGAGGGCCTGGAGCTGGACCCGGCCGAGGAATCTCGCCTCGCGGAGCGACTCGATCTGCTGGAGGGCCTGAAGCGGAAATATGGCCCGGCCCTCGACGACGTGATGGCCCGGGGCCAAGCGCTCTCCGCCAAGCTTTCGCAAATGGAGAATCGGGAAGAATCGCTCGCTGAGCGAGAGGCCACCCTCCGGAGCGCGCGGGCCGCTCTCGAGGACCAAGCCGCCATCCTAAGCGCCAAACGAAGAGCTGCGGCCCCCCGCTTGGCCAAAGACATCGCCGGCCATCTCAGCGAATTGGGTTTTCTGAAAGCCGACTTCGCGGTGGCCCTCGTCCGCCGCTCCCAGCCCGGCCCCCAAGGCGCCGAGGACTCCGAATTCCACTTCGCCCCCAACCCGGGCGAGCCCGCCAAGCCCCTCCGACAGGTCGCCAGTAGCGGAGAAATTTCCCGGGTCATGCTGGCCGTGAAAAGCGCGCTCGCCGAGCAGGATGAAACCCCGCTGCTGGTCTTTGACGAGATCGATGCCAATGTGGGCGGCGAAATCGCGAAGGCCGTGGGCCAAAAGATGGCCCACTTGGCAGCCCGCCATCAAGTGATCGCCATCACCCACTTTCCCCAAGTGGCCGCGGCCGCCCAATCCCACTTCGTGGTCCGCAAACTTCTTATCCAGGACCGAGCCGCCTCCGCCCTGGAACCAATCGCGGGCGAGGCCCGCATCGAAGAACTGGCCCGCATGCTGGGCGGCGCGAGCGAGACCTCCCGCGCCCTCGCCCAGAGCTTGCTGACAGAGGCCGCTCCCCCCGCGTGA